One window of Mucilaginibacter inviolabilis genomic DNA carries:
- a CDS encoding sigma-70 family RNA polymerase sigma factor, whose amino-acid sequence MTQDCNIFEIWEEYKSSLYRFILNRVLEEEEAKDLLQEVLLKSYQYCSKGKTVFYLKSWLYKIATNTIIDYYKKAGNRQPLVDDLIAEENNGSVIGEASVYIKALLRLLPDEYAIPLAMYDLGDISQKDIAQKLDLSLTNTKSRIQRGRVKLKERFLECCAVTFDENGEMISFDIKPQCKELQAEKMRLEKIF is encoded by the coding sequence TTGACACAAGACTGTAACATATTTGAAATTTGGGAAGAGTACAAATCATCTCTTTATCGCTTTATCCTGAACCGGGTTCTGGAAGAGGAGGAGGCTAAAGATTTGCTGCAAGAGGTACTTTTAAAAAGTTATCAGTATTGTTCAAAGGGAAAAACCGTGTTTTATCTTAAGTCCTGGTTATATAAAATAGCAACTAATACTATTATTGACTATTATAAAAAAGCGGGCAACCGGCAGCCATTGGTGGACGATCTGATTGCTGAGGAAAATAATGGATCTGTAATAGGTGAGGCATCAGTTTACATTAAAGCGTTATTGCGTCTGTTACCTGATGAATATGCGATTCCTTTGGCTATGTATGATTTGGGTGATATCAGCCAGAAAGACATTGCCCAAAAACTAGACTTGAGTTTAACGAATACCAAATCGCGTATACAACGAGGACGAGTGAAGCTAAAAGAGCGTTTTTTAGAATGCTGTGCTGTGACCTTTGATGAGAATGGGGAAATGATCAGCTTTGATATTAAGCCTCAGTGCAAGGAGTTACAGGCAGAAAAAATGCGACTCGAAAAAATATTTTAA
- a CDS encoding WG repeat-containing protein has translation MCSIKYFLAVNIFMLSGLTASAQQVAYAIMPGKGISSISSFSEGVAKAKIGLGKTGFVDNTGKFVVKAIYEDAGSFHDGLAWVSKTIDNNLKYGFIDKTGTLQIPFLFDEVKDFSFNRAAVKKSGRWQYIDKRGKMVLNSSFVRIDTLIDNMYNGAYNEIKANPTSFHSGLLLVHRGNRYGYADTSGKMIIPPKFYMARDFSDGVALIVTDTVVSAQMTGNDTLNKMYNKLPPDPATFKWSLIDSTGKVLCTLDSAKSIKELGEGLTAFTNGDDYSAIWGIVNKNGKVILAPQFEKQPIGCSDGVVLVQVDGQSGDNKDGYLLTFDKAGNRIAKIPLCNAGNCINDSNLNFHEGLLAVKVGRMWGYMDKNGNMAIPPQFDTALDFQNGLAVIVTMDSQVGAINNPLKEKR, from the coding sequence ATGTGTTCTATTAAATACTTTTTAGCAGTTAATATTTTTATGCTTTCAGGGTTGACGGCAAGTGCACAACAAGTAGCATATGCCATAATGCCGGGAAAGGGGATCAGTTCCATCTCATCATTTTCGGAGGGCGTAGCAAAAGCAAAGATAGGATTAGGAAAGACCGGATTTGTAGATAATACGGGAAAGTTTGTAGTTAAAGCTATATATGAAGATGCCGGGAGTTTTCATGACGGATTGGCCTGGGTGAGTAAAACCATTGATAATAATTTGAAATATGGTTTTATCGACAAAACAGGAACCCTGCAGATCCCTTTTCTGTTTGATGAAGTAAAAGATTTTTCGTTTAACCGGGCAGCCGTAAAGAAAAGTGGCCGGTGGCAATATATTGATAAAAGAGGAAAGATGGTATTGAATAGCTCTTTCGTTCGGATCGATACCTTAATTGACAATATGTACAATGGTGCTTATAATGAAATAAAAGCAAATCCGACATCTTTTCATAGCGGATTATTATTGGTTCACCGTGGAAACAGGTATGGCTATGCTGACACCTCTGGGAAAATGATTATCCCCCCTAAATTTTATATGGCGAGAGATTTTTCAGATGGTGTTGCGCTCATTGTAACGGATACTGTTGTATCAGCACAAATGACAGGTAACGATACTTTGAACAAAATGTACAATAAACTTCCGCCTGACCCGGCAACTTTTAAATGGAGTTTAATTGACAGCACCGGAAAAGTGTTATGTACATTAGATTCTGCCAAAAGCATAAAAGAACTGGGAGAGGGGCTCACCGCATTTACAAATGGTGATGATTATTCGGCAATATGGGGTATCGTTAATAAAAATGGAAAAGTAATTTTAGCACCGCAGTTTGAAAAACAGCCCATAGGTTGTTCGGATGGTGTTGTCCTTGTTCAGGTCGATGGCCAGTCAGGTGATAACAAAGACGGATATTTATTAACCTTTGATAAAGCAGGCAACCGAATTGCTAAAATACCACTTTGTAATGCCGGCAATTGTATCAACGATTCCAATTTGAATTTCCACGAGGGATTACTGGCGGTTAAGGTAGGCCGTATGTGGGGCTATATGGATAAAAACGGCAATATGGCGATCCCCCCGCAATTCGATACCGCGTTAGATTTTCAAAATGGACTGGCAGTTATCGTGACGATGGATAGTCAGGTGGGGGCAATTAATAACCCTTTAAAAGAGAAAAGGTGA
- a CDS encoding SDR family NAD(P)-dependent oxidoreductase, which translates to MNNQFQNKTAIVIGGSSGIGKATAKELLQQGAEWVAIIANDQTKLNEAQKELSTLGYVKTFKANLTSWTDVNRVIEYVKSLDKTDLLVNAAGVFHPKTFVEHTTADYDKYLDLNKATFFITQQIVKNMIKQGYGSIVNVGSMWAHQAVLATPSSAYSLAKAGLHSLTQHLAMELAANHVRVNAVAPAVVVTPIYGAFIEKEKIEETLQGFNSFHPIGRVGRPEDIAKTICFLLSDESSWVTGVVWDIDGGVMAGRN; encoded by the coding sequence ATGAACAATCAATTTCAAAACAAAACAGCCATTGTCATTGGCGGGAGTAGCGGTATTGGAAAAGCTACTGCTAAAGAATTATTGCAGCAAGGTGCCGAATGGGTAGCCATTATAGCCAATGACCAAACAAAATTAAATGAGGCCCAGAAAGAATTATCCACACTTGGATATGTCAAAACTTTTAAAGCCAACCTAACCAGCTGGACAGACGTTAATAGAGTTATCGAATATGTTAAAAGTTTGGACAAAACAGACTTACTGGTCAATGCAGCCGGGGTCTTTCACCCCAAAACATTTGTTGAGCATACCACTGCCGATTATGATAAATATCTTGATCTGAATAAGGCAACCTTCTTTATTACCCAGCAAATAGTTAAAAATATGATTAAACAAGGGTATGGCAGCATCGTTAATGTGGGTAGCATGTGGGCACATCAGGCTGTCTTGGCAACGCCTTCATCAGCCTATTCCTTAGCTAAAGCTGGCCTGCATAGCTTAACTCAGCATCTTGCAATGGAGCTGGCCGCAAACCATGTTCGTGTAAATGCAGTAGCCCCGGCAGTAGTGGTTACTCCAATTTATGGTGCTTTTATTGAAAAAGAGAAGATCGAAGAAACACTACAGGGTTTTAATTCATTTCATCCAATTGGTAGGGTAGGCAGGCCAGAGGATATCGCCAAAACTATATGTTTTTTACTATCAGACGAAAGCTCATGGGTTACAGGTGTTGTTTGGGACATTGATGGTGGAGTAATGGCTGGCCGTAATTAA
- a CDS encoding thioredoxin family protein — MDFLAYQQLFQDILDGPNPPAPYDSPDYLNYTRLNWSRQQRWLKIGVLNEELVAVIKNIKKQQFWTVITEPWCGDAAHSLPFIHRLSELNPLIKVNYQLRDTAPFLIDQYLSNGKKTIPKLIIADQEKHDLAVWGSRPAACQLLYNRLLEEHVEMQQKKIELQKWYNEDKGVSLQNELLAILLTI; from the coding sequence ATGGATTTTTTAGCTTATCAGCAGCTCTTTCAAGACATTTTAGACGGACCTAATCCGCCAGCGCCTTACGATAGCCCGGATTATTTGAATTATACCAGACTAAACTGGTCGCGGCAGCAAAGATGGTTAAAGATTGGTGTACTGAATGAGGAATTAGTTGCTGTGATAAAAAATATAAAGAAACAGCAATTCTGGACAGTCATCACCGAGCCCTGGTGTGGCGATGCGGCTCATTCATTGCCATTTATACATCGGTTATCAGAACTGAACCCTTTAATAAAGGTAAACTATCAATTAAGAGATACCGCGCCATTTTTAATCGATCAATACCTAAGCAATGGAAAAAAAACGATTCCCAAGCTAATCATAGCCGATCAGGAAAAGCATGACCTTGCTGTTTGGGGATCACGGCCAGCAGCGTGTCAGCTATTATACAATCGGTTGCTCGAAGAACACGTAGAAATGCAGCAAAAAAAGATTGAGTTACAGAAATGGTATAATGAAGACAAGGGCGTGAGCTTGCAAAATGAGCTTCTTGCAATTTTGCTGACTATATAA